A stretch of the Persephonella sp. genome encodes the following:
- a CDS encoding MoxR family ATPase: MDIIQKIKNELKKAIIGQERMIDSLLIALITEGHILIEGVPGIAKTTAVKTLGKILNLDFKRIQFTPDLIPSDILGGEIYIIEKDEFRVKKGPIFTNLLLADEINRAPAKVQSALLEAMQERQVTIGEDTFTLDKPFMVMATLNPIEEEGVYNLPEAQLDRFLMKVVVDYPSEEEEYQILRLVTAQEGIRNEGVQVEEPQQVASKKDIIVLKEQLKEIHVDKEVEKYMVELTMATRQPEKYGIDKKLIRLGLSPRATINLYKVSKAVALLNGKDYVSPADVLLYLKDVFRHRFMVSFYAEAEGITTDHIIDMIVEKVPMP, translated from the coding sequence ATGGATATAATCCAAAAAATTAAAAATGAACTCAAAAAGGCCATAATTGGTCAGGAAAGAATGATAGACAGTCTTTTGATAGCCCTTATCACAGAAGGGCATATCCTTATAGAAGGTGTTCCGGGAATTGCCAAAACCACAGCAGTAAAAACACTTGGGAAAATTCTCAACCTTGATTTTAAAAGGATACAATTTACTCCAGACCTTATCCCATCAGACATTCTGGGAGGAGAGATATACATAATAGAAAAGGATGAATTCAGAGTTAAAAAGGGTCCCATATTTACAAATCTGCTTCTTGCTGATGAGATAAACAGGGCTCCTGCGAAAGTTCAGTCAGCACTGCTTGAAGCCATGCAAGAAAGACAGGTAACAATTGGAGAAGATACATTCACCCTTGATAAACCATTTATGGTAATGGCAACACTGAACCCTATTGAAGAGGAAGGAGTTTATAACCTGCCTGAAGCCCAGCTGGATAGATTTTTGATGAAAGTTGTGGTTGATTATCCGTCTGAAGAGGAAGAATATCAGATTCTAAGGCTTGTGACAGCACAGGAAGGAATAAGGAATGAAGGTGTTCAGGTAGAAGAGCCACAGCAAGTTGCATCAAAAAAGGATATTATTGTCCTGAAAGAACAATTAAAAGAGATTCATGTTGATAAAGAAGTTGAAAAATATATGGTTGAATTAACAATGGCAACGAGACAGCCTGAGAAATACGGAATAGATAAAAAGCTTATCAGACTGGGGTTAAGCCCAAGGGCAACTATAAATTTATATAAAGTTTCCAAAGCTGTAGCCTTACTAAATGGAAAAGATTATGTATCACCTGCAGATGTGCTTTTATATCTGAAGGACGTTTTCAGACATAGATTTATGGTTTCTTTCTATGCAGAAGCCGAAGGAATAACCACAGACCATATCATAGATATGATAGTTGAAAAAGTCCCTATGCCTTAA
- a CDS encoding DUF58 domain-containing protein: MIEKSKIISLKARQKVLSSLEGIHKAIIFGEEDDLKNIREYTYGDNVKRINWIITAKERKPYVVEREELKSQNIIIVLLLDQEMLFKNKLDKLSEIFAILGHSALYHKDKLHTYIFTDKMEKYFPHKNYPQHITDILDFIYSLDIKDKKINTENIYRFLNRHKRSLIILIGDFVYPINILNIASKHKLAAICVRDKDEENPSKYTGFQLKSFDNKRKIPLLVWPMVRVYKKNLEKLDENLRHQIVLKRIPFQKIFTDEDPFIKLKLMFR, translated from the coding sequence ATGATTGAAAAAAGCAAAATTATATCCTTAAAAGCACGGCAGAAAGTTTTATCCTCTCTGGAAGGTATTCACAAAGCAATAATATTTGGTGAAGAAGATGATTTAAAGAATATCAGAGAATACACTTATGGGGATAACGTCAAAAGGATAAACTGGATAATAACAGCAAAAGAAAGAAAGCCCTATGTTGTGGAACGGGAAGAGCTAAAAAGCCAAAATATAATTATTGTTTTGCTTTTAGACCAGGAAATGCTTTTTAAAAATAAATTAGATAAACTTTCAGAGATTTTCGCCATTTTAGGCCATTCAGCCTTATATCACAAGGATAAGCTACATACCTATATTTTCACAGATAAAATGGAAAAATATTTTCCTCACAAAAACTATCCCCAACATATTACGGATATCCTTGATTTTATTTATTCATTAGATATTAAGGACAAAAAGATTAATACAGAAAATATATACAGATTTTTAAACAGACACAAAAGGTCTTTGATAATACTAATAGGAGATTTTGTTTATCCTATAAATATTTTAAATATTGCCTCAAAGCATAAATTGGCTGCAATCTGTGTAAGGGATAAAGATGAAGAAAATCCATCTAAATATACAGGTTTTCAGCTTAAATCCTTTGATAACAAAAGAAAAATTCCCCTTCTTGTATGGCCTATGGTAAGGGTCTATAAAAAAAATCTGGAAAAACTTGATGAAAATCTAAGACACCAGATTGTCTTAAAGAGAATTCCTTTTCAAAAAATATTTACAGATGAAGACCCATTTATAAAACTGAAACTAATGTTCAGGTGA
- a CDS encoding mechanosensitive ion channel family protein: MNQDGFLSNINTILNQVILGTPLYKWALALIVLLFFLLLKNLFSAIIVKSIRTVVSRTKTSIDDKLLLMIESPLRFLFVVIGLWLALDIINLRADILQHFVRSLFIIMVFWIFYNGINVFTDDIYKFSQKFGKELYREIGSFLIKATKAFIITIGFLAILQEWGINVTALIASLGIGGLAIALAAKDTAANFFGGLTILADKSLKIGEWIKVGSVEGIVEDLGMRTTKIRTFEKSLITVPNQYIANNPIENFSRRNIRRIKMTIGLVYDTPGETIKKIVKDIKEMLENHPGIAKDQTLLVFFDKFNDSSLDIFIYAFTNTANWIEYMAIKEDINLKIMEIIEKNGSSFAYPSQSIYIEKVPEKLTFFDDSKDSPEH; this comes from the coding sequence ATGAATCAGGATGGATTTTTAAGCAATATAAATACGATACTTAATCAGGTTATTCTGGGAACACCCCTCTACAAATGGGCTCTTGCCCTTATTGTTTTACTGTTTTTCTTACTTCTGAAAAATCTTTTTTCTGCAATTATCGTTAAAAGCATAAGGACAGTAGTCTCCAGAACAAAAACATCAATTGATGACAAGCTTCTCCTTATGATAGAAAGTCCCCTGAGATTTTTATTTGTTGTAATTGGCCTCTGGCTTGCCCTTGATATCATCAATCTCAGGGCAGATATACTCCAGCATTTTGTCCGTAGTTTATTTATCATTATGGTCTTCTGGATTTTTTATAACGGTATAAATGTTTTTACAGATGATATATATAAGTTTTCCCAAAAATTTGGGAAAGAACTTTACCGAGAAATCGGTTCATTTCTTATAAAAGCCACAAAAGCATTTATCATAACGATTGGATTTTTAGCTATCCTTCAGGAATGGGGCATTAATGTAACAGCTCTTATTGCATCCCTTGGAATAGGTGGTCTGGCTATAGCCCTTGCTGCCAAAGACACAGCGGCTAACTTTTTCGGTGGTTTGACTATTCTTGCAGATAAATCCCTGAAAATAGGAGAATGGATAAAGGTAGGCAGTGTAGAAGGAATAGTTGAAGACCTTGGAATGAGAACAACAAAAATAAGAACATTTGAAAAGTCCCTGATAACAGTTCCAAACCAGTATATAGCAAATAACCCAATAGAAAACTTTTCCAGAAGGAATATAAGAAGAATTAAGATGACTATAGGCCTTGTTTATGATACCCCCGGAGAGACGATTAAGAAAATAGTTAAAGATATAAAGGAAATGCTGGAAAATCATCCGGGAATTGCAAAAGACCAGACATTGCTGGTTTTCTTTGATAAATTTAATGATAGCTCTCTGGATATATTTATTTATGCCTTTACAAATACAGCAAATTGGATTGAGTATATGGCAATTAAAGAGGATATAAATCTAAAAATTATGGAAATTATTGAAAAAAATGGCTCTTCTTTTGCATATCCAAGCCAGTCAATATATATAGAAAAAGTTCCTGAAAAGCTGACATTTTTTGATGATAGCAAAGACTCACCTGAACATTAG